GTCGGGAGCGATTCCATGTCGCAATCAGACATCGAAGAATTAAAACAGGCAATTCAGTCTCTGGAGAAAGATGTATGACCTCAACTCAATTTCTTGAGATGGTTGTTTCAGTCTCTGTGCAGGCTGCAATTGTGATTATCGTGGCCCATTGGCTGGGGCGACTGGTAAGCAGTGAACGTGTGCAGTGCCGGCTTTGGACGATTTGCTACGTGGTCTTATTGACATTGGTAGTTGTTGCTTTGCTGTTTCCACATCCCCGATTGTTCCAACCCTGGTCTGCAATCGATTCAGGGAGCGCAACGACACTGGTCAGTCTCGAACTTCAATTGGGACGTGCAATGTTTTTGATCTGGTCAACCGGAGCCGTTATCTCTCTATTGGTGTTTTTGATCCGTGCTGTGCAAGTGAATCAATTTCTCAAAACATGTCAGCTGATTGATCCCCATCAAATGATTTCTGATCAGAATCAGAACCAGATACCTGGAACATCAAGCACTCCGTTGAAACAAAGAATCCGGTTGCTGACGAGTACCAGGCTGATGACTCCATTCTGCTCACAATTTCATCATCCTTATATTGTATTGCCCGAGTATTTGCTTGGGTTTGACCAACAACAACTGAACTTCATTATTCGGCATGAATTGGAACATCTCAAAACGGGGCATCCTCTGCAGTTATTTCTTCAGCGTTTAGTGGAGGCAGTCTTCTGGTTTCATCCGATGGTCTGGTGGGCATCGCAGCAGTCTGCTTTGAGCCGAGAATTTGCCTGTGATGAGGCAGCCATCGACTCACCAGCGGAGATCGCCATGTACTTGCGCACGCTGTTAACGATTATTGAATACAGCGCATCACAGACAGATAAAACTCCGACAACACTGGCATTTAGCCGGGGAAAGAGTCTTACGGCGAAACGCGCACGGCGTTTGACACAAATCGCGAAAAATCAAGGTGCGAGCAGTCGAAAATTTGTCTCAGGATTCACGGCATCCTTCTGTCTTGTCACTCTAGCTGTTTTCATTGGATGTGTATGGGTGCCTGTCGATGTGCTAGCCTCGCCTCGTGCAAACTGGTCTCCCTGGCCGAGCTGGACTGCAGGCACGCTGCATGACTTTGGGTTTTCAGTACATGATTTTGAAGCCTATAACGGCCGAATGGAATTACATGAACTGTTAGAACATCAGGAACCAGAAAAAAACGATCAGGAATCGCAGCAAGATAAACGTGGGTGATTTTTTTTGTCTCGTAATACTAAGAAGTTAGGAGTACGAGCAGTTGCAGAACAGAGATGGGATACTGCATTTTTTTATGAAGAACTACTAAAAAAATCGGAGTTGGGGCAGGACGCTTTATCTCGACTCCGATGAGCATTGATTTGAACTACAACGAACAGTGAAAAGGTTTTCGAAGAAGGATTTTCGAGACATGTTAAATAACTTGCCTGCTTCCGGGACTGAATTCAATCAATCAGAGCCCGACTTTACCATACCATCTAACTCCCCAAACAGAGCGTTGAATCGTCGAAACTGGTTTTCAGCGTTCTCTACATGGTCAGGCCGGTATACCGTGATTGCCATGATTTTTGCGATCACGGTGTCCTATCTGATCCTGCTGCGAACTGTGATGGTGCTGACCTATGTTGATCTGGTAAAACTTTCTTTCTGGCAGGGACTCAGACTGTTCTTCGTCGGATTTCAGTTTGATGTGCTGGTTGCGCTGTGCTTTGTTGTACCACAATTATTACACATCACCCTGGTATCAAACCAGAGGATTACAGGGCGAACGAGCCGCTGGTTATTGGATGCAACATGGATCATTGCATTTCTGTTTCTGCCGTTCCTGTGTATTGCCGAATATATTTTCTTTGATGAGTTTCAATCGCGTCTGAGTTACATCGCGTTTGAATATATCGTTTATCCAACTGAGGTCTGCTGCAATATCTGGCAGTCGTATCCCCTGGTCGAACTTCTAGCGGTCGTCAGTCTTTGTGGAGGAATTCTCTGGTTTCTGTTACGGAAGCATTTCCACAATAAAATAGCGGCACCCATGCCCTGGACGAGGCGCTATACATTCCTGCTGGCTAGTCTGATGGGAATAATGGTATTGTGGACAACAACCAGTGCGGAAAGTCGTCAGGTCACTCGCGATCGTGTTGCTAACGAATGCACCTGGAACGGATTATACAGCTTTGTGTATTACGCGTGGACATGTCGTTTTGACTTCAATAAAAATTATATCACCCTGGAAAGCTCTGAAGTCAACCAGCAGTTAAGGCAACAGATTGTCGAAGAGCGAGATGAACTGCAAACAGACTCG
This genomic interval from Gimesia alba contains the following:
- a CDS encoding M56 family metallopeptidase produces the protein MTSTQFLEMVVSVSVQAAIVIIVAHWLGRLVSSERVQCRLWTICYVVLLTLVVVALLFPHPRLFQPWSAIDSGSATTLVSLELQLGRAMFLIWSTGAVISLLVFLIRAVQVNQFLKTCQLIDPHQMISDQNQNQIPGTSSTPLKQRIRLLTSTRLMTPFCSQFHHPYIVLPEYLLGFDQQQLNFIIRHELEHLKTGHPLQLFLQRLVEAVFWFHPMVWWASQQSALSREFACDEAAIDSPAEIAMYLRTLLTIIEYSASQTDKTPTTLAFSRGKSLTAKRARRLTQIAKNQGASSRKFVSGFTASFCLVTLAVFIGCVWVPVDVLASPRANWSPWPSWTAGTLHDFGFSVHDFEAYNGRMELHELLEHQEPEKNDQESQQDKRG